One genomic region from Drosophila busckii strain San Diego stock center, stock number 13000-0081.31 chromosome 3R, ASM1175060v1, whole genome shotgun sequence encodes:
- the LOC108601775 gene encoding uncharacterized protein LOC108601775 encodes MRTLILIALLLAATANGEGGYNYGTNDAIGQASYEQQPSSEYSEFNKEYFTYSAPEADFEDNRSVGELAASLKRNLRVLFIRAPENKGLEHAALSLAKQAAEQQTAIYVLTQQADLSSLSNKLQQLNHLSAKRPEVHFVKYRTPEDALNAQRTIQQEYDRLGGSSTTHNGGVAPVLDFTSKQLVQQQQQQQQLIPLLDVRSGVGADGLASAELEAAPAPASSYLPVAKLS; translated from the exons ATGCGCACTTTGATT ttgattgcgctgctgctggcagcaacagcaaatggcgAGGGCGGCTATAACTATGGCACAAACGATGCAATTGGCCAGGCGAGCTACgagcagcagcccagcagTGAGTACAGTGAGTTCAACAAGGAATACTTTACGTACAGCGCACCTGAAGCGGATTTCGAGGATAATCGCAGCGTGGGCGAGCTGGCTGCCTCGTTAAAGAGGAATCTACGTGTGCTGTTCATACGCGCACCTGAGAACAAGGGATTGGAGCATGCGGCTCTGTCGCTGGCCAAACAGGCAGCCGAACAGCAGACCGCCATTTATGTGCTCACACAGCAGGCGGATCTGTCCAGCTTGTCCaataagctgcagcagctcaatcaTCTGAGCGCCAAACGGCCCGAGGTGCACTTTGTCAAATATCGCACGCCCGAGGATGCGCTCAATGCGCAGCGCACCATTCAGCAGGAGTACGATAGACTGGGCGGCAGCTCCACCACACACAACGGCGGTGTGGCGCCCGTGCTGGACTTTACCAGCAAGCAgcttgtgcagcagcagcagcagcaacagcagctcataCCTTTGCTGGATGTGCGTAGTGGCGTCGGCGCTGATGGTTTAGCGTCAGCGGAGCTGgaagcagcgccagcacctGCGTCCAGCTACTTGCCAGtggctaagctaagctaa